The following proteins come from a genomic window of Microcoleus sp. bin38.metabat.b11b12b14.051:
- a CDS encoding ATP-binding protein, whose product MKTQPEETPLGNILVVDDTPENLRLLSTMLTHRGYAPRCVINGQMALRACNSNPPDLILLDIMMPEMNGYEVCQHLKSEPKTREIPVIFISAKDELFDKVNAFAVGAVDYISKPFQFEEVLARIESHLTLRKLQKQLKEQNVLLQEEITSRLAVEKTLHEKNQILELEISNRLAVEKALQEQNLLLQQEISHRQRAESALLKSNQELARSNAELEQFAYVASHDLQAPLATIASYAQLLEKRYKDQLDSQAIKFISNIVLGCTRMQTLIDDLLEYSRLGRSRQPFQLTNCNHVVQQAIANLQGAIGGTQAVIIYSELPAVMGDVSQLVQLFQNLLGNAIKYRQDAPPEVHIIACKQEENWLFSVSDNGIGIAPQHQERIFQIFQRLHTQREYSGTGIGLAICQKIVERHGGSIWVESESGRGSTFYFTLP is encoded by the coding sequence ATGAAGACTCAACCAGAAGAGACACCCTTAGGAAACATTTTAGTAGTAGATGATACTCCAGAAAACCTGCGTCTGTTGTCTACGATGTTGACTCATCGGGGGTATGCACCCCGCTGCGTTATTAACGGTCAAATGGCTCTGAGAGCTTGCAATTCTAATCCGCCTGATTTGATTTTGCTCGATATCATGATGCCGGAAATGAACGGCTACGAAGTCTGCCAACACCTGAAATCGGAACCTAAAACTCGCGAAATTCCGGTAATTTTTATCAGCGCTAAAGATGAATTATTCGATAAAGTAAACGCCTTTGCTGTGGGAGCAGTTGACTACATCAGCAAGCCATTTCAGTTTGAAGAAGTTCTCGCCCGCATCGAAAGTCACCTCACCCTGCGGAAGTTACAAAAGCAGCTAAAAGAACAAAATGTGCTGCTTCAAGAAGAAATTACCAGCCGCTTGGCTGTTGAAAAAACTCTTCATGAAAAAAACCAAATTCTGGAACTAGAAATCAGCAACCGCCTCGCCGTTGAAAAAGCCCTCCAAGAACAAAATTTGCTCCTCCAACAAGAGATATCGCACCGCCAGCGCGCCGAATCTGCTCTCTTAAAATCTAACCAAGAATTGGCGCGTTCTAATGCGGAGCTAGAACAATTTGCTTATGTGGCTTCTCACGACTTGCAAGCGCCTTTAGCAACCATTGCTAGCTACGCTCAACTTTTAGAAAAACGCTACAAAGACCAACTGGACAGCCAAGCTATTAAGTTTATTAGCAATATCGTTCTCGGCTGCACCAGAATGCAAACTTTAATTGACGATTTGCTCGAATATTCGCGACTTGGCCGCAGCCGGCAACCTTTTCAACTGACAAATTGCAATCATGTAGTGCAGCAAGCAATCGCTAACCTGCAAGGGGCAATCGGCGGCACTCAAGCAGTTATTATTTACAGCGAACTGCCAGCGGTAATGGGAGATGTTTCTCAGCTCGTGCAGCTCTTTCAAAATTTACTCGGTAATGCAATTAAATATCGCCAAGATGCACCGCCGGAAGTGCATATTATAGCTTGCAAACAGGAAGAAAATTGGTTATTTTCTGTCTCTGACAATGGCATTGGCATTGCTCCGCAGCATCAAGAACGCATCTTTCAAATTTTCCAGCGCTTGCACACTCAAAGAGAATATTCTGGGACAGGCATTGGTTTAGCAATTTGTCAAAAGATTGTGGAACGTCACGGTGGAAGTATTTGGGTAGAATCGGAATCGGGTCGAGGTTCAACTTTTTATTTTACTCTCCCTTAA
- a CDS encoding PAS domain S-box protein, producing MKAVFNLAVPPTCFKVLLVEDNSQEAELIEDLLSGISGQQRILVTKAERLSEAQQRLNLETFDIILLDLSLPDSLGIETVARVQEYALNVPIVVLTAQNDQELALRLISVGVQDYLVKRKIDGELLVRSLRYAIERQNSQDALRKSEEKYRSVVENSLIGIAIVAPIIDPGIPENCNWIEVNDALCDLLGYDRNELVQKHWLELTHPEDFDANFEQISEILAGKTDGYICDKRWVKKDGEIVYTRVSLRCIRGMDGSIDRMIEVVLDVSDRYRYEAQLKASEEFLNHTINSTPDPIFVKDEQHRWIVLNDAFCEFIGHSRAELIGKSDYDFFPKSEAAVFWLKDEEVLRNGISLETEENFTNKAGKEHIISTKKSGFPRADGSKVIVGTIRDITEYRRQQRALEQSEARFQKLVANLPGIIYQFQMSATGQMSFPYVSSGSRQLYELEPEAIEQNAELLFGGIHPDDRLDLEASIAISATTLEPWQQQWRQILRSGKVKWLQGSSRPERLNDSSKSGSAGDIIWDGLVMDITELKQAQTERDRFFTISLDLLCIVGFDGYFKRLNQAWSNTLGYSSAELLAKPIIEFIHPDDRPATAAELEKLIAGTSSICFENRYICKDGSYKWLLWTASPFSEEGLIYAVGHDITSRKQAESELQRQAVAMAAAYDGIAIFNDAQECIYSNEAYQKMYGLASASELHGNQWHMLYRDAENQYIEREVMPLVQEKGYCNIEVTGLRRDGTVFPQELSLTMLAGGEIISIVRDITKRKQAESALQLSQRRYQTLAEASPVCIFHSDAFGNCLYVNQRWSEITGLNSDLAVETGWMNAIHPDDAERVKNEWYRAIIDRIPFKSEYRFLRPDDRVIWVIGQAIAEIGDKQEIKGYIGSITDISDRKKAELDLLRVTQAVESTSDAIGIADLTGRSIYHNQAFVQRYGYTAEQLNTAGGAATIYPQTQVLLEMFKTIRKGKSWQGELKIKTLSNELVTTLFRADCIKDETGNLIGLVGVITDITDRKQAEMALLQQLRRERLVVAMLDRIRSSLNLEEVLTAAVEQVRLFLQTDRTVIYRFNPDWSGLVVVESVAKNLTSLQNLNNFDPCFRDGFVEIYQQGCIRAIEDIYCEGLSECHIKFLEQLQVKANLVVPILKARESISYDRPTVENQLWGLLIAHDCSGPRSWDSSEIESLRQLCVQLAIAIQQSTLFQQAQTEIADRKQAEAALQLAALAAETANRAKSEFLANMSHELRTPLNGVLGYAQIIKIDKHLNSEHQESLSNIQQCGEHLLMLIDDVLDLSKIEARKMELYPEELNFQNFTKNIANLFQMRADQKGIYFKYEEVSPLPSCVSLDQKRLRQILINLLSNAVKFTNSGGVTFKVGYVGTEAWSRSRGEHYEFSLLSAEMKENYLRFSHNKLTEKNTLKIRFQVEDSGIGIDQSKLDEIFLPFHQVGGNTFVEGTGLGLSISQKLAKLMGSEIRVSSTFGKGSTFWVDLELPAAKRYLEVSTLREKRWIVGFVGNKRKVLIVDDNPLNRDLLCRLLKRLGFEISEAQNGQECLSKAVEFQPDVIIMDLRMPVMDGLETARRLRKLSALKDVVLIALSASVFEATQQESLLAGCNDFLPKPIEANHFLEQLRVHLGLEWIYEESSDSTQRTTQSLSPASNFPAYSSLLPAAAESIAKLLKLAAMGDIEEIFEESTKLEILEQKLVPFIYRLRQLAKGFQLKQIRNILKQYIEGN from the coding sequence ATGAAAGCAGTTTTTAACTTAGCTGTGCCTCCTACCTGCTTTAAAGTTCTGTTAGTAGAAGACAACTCTCAAGAAGCTGAGCTGATTGAAGATTTGCTCTCAGGAATTAGCGGCCAACAACGTATATTGGTGACGAAGGCAGAGCGGCTTAGCGAAGCGCAGCAGCGATTGAATCTAGAAACTTTTGACATAATTTTATTAGACCTTTCACTGCCAGATAGTCTGGGAATCGAGACGGTGGCTCGGGTACAAGAGTACGCGCTCAATGTGCCGATCGTAGTTTTGACCGCCCAAAACGACCAAGAGCTTGCCCTGCGGTTGATTTCGGTGGGCGTACAGGATTATTTAGTTAAAAGAAAAATCGACGGCGAACTGTTAGTTCGATCGCTCCGTTACGCCATAGAACGGCAGAACAGTCAAGATGCTTTGCGTAAAAGCGAAGAAAAATATCGCTCGGTGGTGGAAAATTCCCTGATCGGAATTGCCATCGTCGCTCCAATTATTGACCCCGGTATTCCGGAAAACTGCAATTGGATAGAAGTTAACGATGCGCTGTGCGATTTGCTAGGTTACGATCGCAACGAACTCGTACAAAAGCATTGGCTGGAGTTGACTCATCCAGAGGATTTTGATGCCAATTTTGAACAAATTTCTGAAATTTTAGCAGGTAAGACCGACGGTTACATCTGTGATAAAAGGTGGGTCAAAAAAGACGGTGAAATAGTTTACACGCGAGTTTCGCTGCGCTGCATCCGCGGTATGGACGGGTCGATCGACCGGATGATTGAAGTAGTGTTAGATGTGAGCGATCGCTACCGCTACGAAGCGCAGCTCAAAGCCTCAGAAGAATTTTTAAACCACACCATAAATTCTACTCCAGACCCGATTTTTGTTAAAGACGAGCAGCACCGCTGGATCGTATTAAATGACGCTTTTTGTGAGTTTATCGGTCACTCGCGAGCCGAACTAATCGGCAAATCTGATTATGACTTTTTTCCGAAATCAGAAGCGGCTGTTTTTTGGCTCAAAGATGAAGAAGTATTGAGAAATGGTATCAGCTTAGAAACCGAAGAAAATTTCACAAACAAGGCGGGGAAAGAACACATTATTTCTACCAAAAAAAGCGGATTTCCAAGAGCAGATGGCAGTAAAGTAATAGTAGGCACAATTAGAGATATTACCGAATACAGGCGGCAGCAAAGAGCCTTGGAACAAAGCGAAGCTCGCTTTCAAAAATTGGTAGCTAACTTGCCGGGAATAATTTATCAATTTCAAATGTCAGCAACTGGACAAATGTCTTTCCCCTACGTCTCTTCAGGCAGCCGCCAACTCTACGAATTAGAGCCGGAAGCAATAGAGCAAAATGCGGAACTACTTTTCGGCGGAATTCACCCAGACGATCGCTTAGATTTAGAAGCCTCGATCGCAATTTCCGCCACTACTCTGGAACCTTGGCAGCAGCAGTGGCGCCAGATTTTGCGATCGGGAAAAGTTAAGTGGTTGCAAGGATCGTCGAGACCGGAAAGGCTCAATGATTCGAGTAAATCAGGGAGCGCAGGCGATATTATCTGGGACGGTTTAGTGATGGATATCACTGAGTTGAAGCAGGCACAAACAGAGCGCGATCGCTTTTTTACGATTTCCTTAGACTTGCTTTGTATTGTCGGTTTCGACGGCTATTTTAAACGTTTAAACCAGGCTTGGTCAAATACCCTAGGTTACAGCAGCGCCGAACTGCTCGCCAAACCAATAATCGAATTTATTCATCCCGACGACCGACCAGCCACCGCAGCCGAACTCGAAAAACTAATCGCCGGTACGTCCAGTATCTGCTTTGAAAACCGCTATATTTGCAAAGATGGTTCTTACAAATGGTTGCTGTGGACGGCATCGCCCTTTAGCGAAGAAGGTTTAATTTATGCGGTTGGTCACGATATTACTTCTCGCAAACAAGCAGAGTCGGAACTTCAGCGACAAGCAGTCGCTATGGCTGCTGCTTATGACGGCATCGCTATTTTTAACGATGCTCAAGAATGTATTTATTCAAACGAGGCTTATCAAAAAATGTACGGCTTGGCTAGTGCTAGCGAACTGCATGGCAATCAATGGCACATGCTCTACCGCGATGCAGAAAATCAATATATTGAACGAGAAGTAATGCCGCTAGTCCAGGAAAAAGGGTACTGCAATATAGAAGTGACTGGCCTGCGCCGCGACGGTACTGTGTTCCCTCAAGAATTATCGCTGACAATGCTTGCCGGCGGTGAGATTATTTCGATCGTCCGCGATATCACCAAAAGAAAACAAGCGGAATCGGCACTGCAATTGAGCCAGCGACGGTATCAAACTTTGGCAGAAGCATCGCCGGTTTGCATATTTCACAGCGATGCGTTTGGTAATTGTCTTTATGTCAATCAGCGGTGGAGCGAAATCACCGGATTAAATTCAGATTTGGCAGTCGAAACAGGCTGGATGAATGCCATACATCCCGATGATGCGGAGCGGGTAAAAAATGAATGGTATCGAGCAATTATTGACCGAATTCCTTTTAAATCAGAATACCGCTTTCTGCGTCCAGACGATCGCGTAATTTGGGTCATCGGTCAGGCGATCGCGGAAATTGGAGATAAGCAGGAAATTAAAGGCTATATCGGCAGTATTACTGATATTAGCGATCGCAAAAAAGCCGAATTAGATTTACTGCGGGTGACTCAAGCCGTAGAAAGCACCAGCGACGCGATCGGCATTGCTGACTTGACAGGGCGATCGATCTACCACAATCAAGCGTTTGTTCAGCGGTACGGCTACACAGCAGAACAACTGAATACAGCAGGCGGAGCAGCGACGATTTACCCGCAAACCCAAGTGCTGTTAGAAATGTTTAAGACGATCCGAAAAGGCAAATCTTGGCAAGGCGAACTCAAAATCAAAACTCTAAGCAACGAACTGGTAACAACTTTATTTCGTGCCGACTGCATTAAAGATGAAACTGGTAATTTAATCGGGCTAGTAGGAGTAATTACCGATATCACAGATCGCAAACAAGCCGAGATGGCGCTGCTGCAACAATTAAGGCGAGAACGCCTGGTAGTTGCCATGCTCGATCGCATTCGCTCCTCCCTCAACTTAGAAGAAGTCCTCACCGCTGCTGTCGAACAAGTGCGGCTATTCTTGCAAACAGACCGCACAGTTATTTACCGCTTTAATCCCGATTGGAGCGGCCTTGTAGTTGTAGAATCAGTCGCAAAAAATCTAACTTCCCTGCAAAATCTTAACAATTTCGATCCCTGTTTTAGAGATGGATTTGTAGAGATTTACCAGCAAGGGTGTATTCGAGCTATAGAAGATATTTACTGTGAAGGGCTGAGCGAATGCCACATTAAATTTCTCGAACAATTACAAGTGAAAGCTAACTTAGTAGTGCCGATTCTCAAAGCACGAGAAAGCATTTCCTATGACCGACCCACCGTAGAAAATCAGCTCTGGGGACTGCTGATCGCCCACGATTGCAGCGGCCCCCGTTCCTGGGATTCCTCAGAAATAGAATCCCTGCGTCAATTGTGCGTCCAATTGGCGATCGCGATCCAGCAATCGACCCTATTTCAACAAGCACAAACCGAAATTGCCGATCGCAAACAAGCAGAAGCCGCCCTACAATTAGCCGCATTAGCAGCAGAAACTGCCAACCGCGCCAAAAGCGAATTTCTCGCCAACATGAGCCACGAACTGCGTACACCTTTAAACGGCGTTTTAGGTTACGCTCAAATCATTAAAATCGACAAACACTTAAACTCTGAACACCAAGAAAGTCTCAGCAACATTCAACAGTGTGGCGAACACCTGCTGATGTTAATTGACGATGTTTTAGACCTTTCCAAAATCGAAGCCAGGAAAATGGAACTCTACCCGGAAGAGTTAAATTTTCAAAATTTCACGAAAAACATTGCCAACCTCTTTCAGATGCGGGCAGATCAAAAAGGAATTTATTTCAAGTACGAAGAAGTATCTCCCCTGCCTAGCTGCGTCAGTTTAGATCAAAAAAGATTGCGCCAAATTTTGATAAATTTACTCAGCAATGCCGTTAAATTTACTAACAGCGGCGGAGTTACTTTCAAAGTCGGCTACGTCGGCACAGAAGCCTGGAGTCGAAGCCGAGGAGAACATTATGAATTCTCGCTTTTAAGTGCGGAAATGAAAGAAAATTATCTGCGATTTTCTCATAACAAGCTGACCGAAAAAAATACTTTAAAAATTCGCTTTCAGGTAGAAGATAGTGGCATAGGAATAGATCAAAGCAAGTTAGATGAAATATTTTTACCATTCCATCAAGTAGGAGGCAATACATTTGTTGAAGGTACGGGTTTAGGACTATCAATCAGTCAGAAATTAGCGAAACTGATGGGCAGCGAAATTCGCGTTAGCAGCACTTTTGGTAAAGGCAGCACTTTCTGGGTGGATTTAGAATTGCCCGCAGCGAAACGGTACTTAGAGGTGTCTACTTTGCGGGAAAAACGCTGGATTGTCGGTTTTGTAGGCAACAAGCGGAAAGTGCTAATAGTGGACGACAATCCACTAAATCGCGATTTGTTGTGCAGGCTACTAAAACGTTTGGGCTTTGAAATTTCCGAGGCTCAAAACGGTCAAGAATGCCTCTCCAAAGCAGTAGAGTTTCAACCGGATGTAATTATAATGGACTTGCGGATGCCTGTAATGGATGGCTTAGAAACTGCAAGGAGATTGCGGAAGTTGTCGGCATTAAAAGATGTGGTGTTAATCGCTCTGTCAGCTAGCGTTTTTGAGGCTACGCAGCAAGAGAGCCTCCTTGCAGGATGTAATGATTTTCTTCCCAAGCCGATCGAAGCCAATCACTTTTTGGAACAGTTGCGCGTGCATTTGGGACTAGAATGGATTTATGAGGAATCTTCGGACAGCACACAGCGGACAACTCAAAGTTTGTCACCAGCATCTAATTTTCCTGCTTATTCTTCTCTGTTACCTGCGGCCGCTGAATCGATAGCTAAACTTTTGAAACTCGCAGCTATGGGCGATATTGAAGAAATTTTTGAGGAAAGTACAAAACTGGAGATTTTGGAGCAAAAATTAGTGCCGTTTATCTATCGGCTGCGCCAACTTGCTAAGGGATTTCAGCTCAAACAAATTCGGAATATTTTAAAGCAATATATTGAGGGGAACTAA
- a CDS encoding tetratricopeptide repeat protein, with protein sequence MSSETAAVDLQKQAEIYLATGKLDEAIALGTDFLASHPDSAETCKTLGKALQAQGKLEDARYWYKVAIAQKPDFAEAYANLGTLCASLQQWQEAIACYQKAISLQPDFAGFYRNLSRIFTEVGQAEEATDCWYQALMVEPSEIAEEYLDLGNKLLAQNKPEKAMVCYHRTIYLNSSFCEAYCQLAAAASELKQWDEAIVNYRKAIKLQPDISEFYYKLGNVLQAQELWREAEAAYRESIELNPNSFWSYSNLGAVLLKLEQWHEALIVYRTAVEINPEFSWSYYSIGEACSQLKQWGEAAAAYQQAVDLDPNCSGSFHKLGDALFQLQKFPEAATAYQRAIELNPDFFWSHYNLALTQVKIEDWLAATFAYQRAIELNPDFSWTYHNLGEALLKTQQWKAAATAYQRAIELNPNLSWSYYNLGDALTQIHDWNEAVSAYLCALQIQPDLPNIYTKLGDALIKRVPAGLNAATSYYHHALQPLQAPEFYCEIGQKFAESDRLDAASVLYLMALEIRPEDAAISGKLADILEKKHSSGDLRILLELEAEDIRDRYLARVVKNRTFAEVGGLWGTVNEKVSVANKYGAVSLTMIDVTPAAAEFWQDFRARMASLNIANYNCISRDLTEIQLSEIGEPYGVVHCAGVLYHHPHPLQILTSLRQITGEYLILTSAITQELIENERGRYQIPASGVIFIPALGEAERAILTAYWQQYTHGTPIFGLLQKAVFDINDFGPWWWLPTASALESMCKVAGFKVLDKGLTWHNNALTLLLQV encoded by the coding sequence GTGAGCTCAGAAACAGCAGCCGTTGATTTACAGAAACAAGCAGAAATTTATTTGGCAACAGGAAAATTGGATGAGGCGATCGCCCTAGGTACCGATTTTTTGGCATCCCACCCGGATTCGGCCGAGACGTGCAAAACTTTGGGAAAGGCGCTGCAAGCTCAGGGTAAGCTAGAAGACGCGCGCTACTGGTATAAAGTTGCGATCGCCCAGAAACCAGATTTTGCTGAAGCTTATGCTAACCTCGGCACGCTCTGCGCTAGTTTGCAACAATGGCAAGAGGCGATCGCCTGTTACCAAAAAGCTATCTCCCTACAACCAGACTTTGCAGGATTTTACCGCAATTTGAGCCGGATATTTACCGAAGTCGGTCAAGCCGAGGAAGCCACAGATTGCTGGTATCAAGCACTGATGGTGGAACCGAGCGAAATAGCGGAAGAATATCTCGATCTTGGCAATAAGTTGCTGGCACAAAACAAGCCAGAAAAAGCGATGGTTTGTTACCACCGCACGATTTATTTAAACTCCAGCTTTTGCGAGGCTTATTGCCAATTAGCGGCCGCAGCTAGCGAGTTAAAACAGTGGGATGAAGCTATTGTCAACTACCGCAAAGCTATTAAACTCCAGCCGGATATCTCCGAGTTCTATTACAAATTAGGCAATGTTTTGCAAGCGCAGGAACTCTGGCGCGAAGCCGAGGCAGCTTACCGCGAAAGTATTGAATTAAATCCGAATTCTTTTTGGTCTTATTCAAATTTAGGCGCAGTTTTGCTGAAGTTAGAGCAATGGCACGAAGCTCTGATCGTCTACCGCACTGCTGTTGAAATTAACCCGGAATTTTCTTGGTCTTACTACAGCATCGGCGAAGCTTGCAGTCAACTAAAACAATGGGGAGAAGCTGCGGCAGCCTACCAGCAGGCTGTTGACTTAGATCCCAATTGTTCTGGCTCTTTTCATAAGTTGGGAGATGCACTTTTTCAACTACAAAAATTCCCGGAAGCTGCCACAGCCTACCAGCGAGCGATCGAACTCAATCCTGATTTTTTTTGGTCTCACTATAATTTAGCTTTAACTCAAGTTAAAATTGAGGATTGGTTGGCAGCAACCTTCGCCTACCAGCGGGCGATCGAACTCAATCCTGATTTTTCTTGGACTTACCACAACTTAGGAGAAGCACTGTTAAAAACCCAGCAGTGGAAAGCCGCAGCTACCGCTTATCAGCGTGCTATTGAACTCAACCCCAATCTTTCTTGGTCTTATTACAATTTAGGCGATGCTTTGACTCAGATACACGACTGGAACGAGGCTGTTTCTGCTTACCTTTGCGCGCTGCAAATTCAGCCGGATCTCCCCAATATCTACACCAAGTTAGGCGATGCTCTGATCAAAAGAGTTCCAGCAGGTTTAAACGCTGCCACCAGCTACTATCACCACGCATTGCAGCCGCTGCAAGCCCCTGAATTTTACTGCGAAATTGGTCAAAAATTTGCCGAGAGCGATCGGCTCGATGCAGCCAGTGTTTTGTACTTGATGGCTTTAGAAATTCGCCCCGAAGATGCAGCAATATCCGGGAAATTGGCGGATATTTTGGAGAAAAAGCACTCATCGGGCGATCTCCGTATATTATTAGAGCTGGAGGCTGAGGATATTCGCGATCGCTACCTGGCTCGAGTCGTCAAAAATCGCACTTTTGCAGAAGTCGGTGGATTGTGGGGAACAGTCAACGAAAAAGTATCCGTGGCCAACAAATACGGTGCCGTTTCTCTAACAATGATTGATGTTACACCCGCAGCAGCAGAATTTTGGCAAGATTTTCGCGCACGTATGGCAAGTTTAAATATTGCTAATTATAATTGTATCAGTCGCGATCTAACTGAGATTCAGCTTTCCGAAATTGGCGAGCCTTACGGTGTCGTCCACTGTGCAGGAGTTTTGTACCATCATCCCCACCCTTTGCAAATCTTAACTAGCTTGCGTCAAATCACTGGGGAGTATTTAATCTTAACTTCAGCTATTACCCAAGAACTTATAGAAAACGAGCGGGGACGTTATCAAATTCCAGCTTCTGGGGTAATATTCATTCCCGCTTTGGGCGAAGCAGAACGAGCTATCTTAACAGCTTACTGGCAGCAATACACCCACGGCACACCAATTTTTGGACTGCTTCAGAAAGCAGTTTTTGACATCAATGACTTTGGGCCGTGGTGGTGGCTGCCTACAGCTTCTGCTTTAGAATCTATGTGCAAAGTAGCTGGATTTAAGGTTTTAGATAAAGGATTGACTTGGCACAATAATGCTCTGACTCTCCTATTGCAGGTTTGA